The following proteins are encoded in a genomic region of Rattus rattus isolate New Zealand chromosome 2, Rrattus_CSIRO_v1, whole genome shotgun sequence:
- the Gpr137 gene encoding integral membrane protein GPR137: MESNLSGLVPAAGLVPALPPTVTLGLTAAYTALYALLFFSVYAQLWLVLLYGHKRLSYQTVFLALCLLWAALRTTLFSFYFRDTPRANRLGPLPFWLLYCCPVCLQFFTLTLMNLYFAQVVFKAKAKRRPEMSRGLLAVRGAFVGASLLFLLVNVLCAVLSRQRQAQPWVLLLVRVLVSDSLFVICALSLAACLCLVARRAPSTSIYLEAKGTSVCQAAAIGGAMVLLYASRACYNLAALALAPRSRLDAFDYDWYNVSDQADLVNDLGNKGYLVFGLILFVWELLPTTLLVGFFRVHRPPQDLSTSRILNGQVFGSRSYFFDRAGHCEDEGYSWEHSRSESTSMSGSLGSGSWYGAIGREPGWGGASQTRTTPLLFSQVPGPGSHHHSLYSTPQT, from the exons ATGGAGAGTAACCTGTCTGGTCTGGTGCCTGCAGCTGGGCTGGTACCTGCACTGCCTCCTACAGTGACCCTGGGGCTGACCGCTGCCTACACTGCCCTATatgctcttctcttcttctctgtctatGCCCAGCTCTGGCTGGTGCTTCTGTATGGGCACAAGCGCCTCAGCTATCAGACGGTATTCCTGGCACTCTGTCTGCTCTGGGCTGCCTTGCGTACCACACTCTTCTCCTTCTACTTCCGAGATACTCCCAGGGCCAACCGCCTGGGGCCCTTGCCTTTTTGGCTTCTCTATTGCTGCCCTGTCTGCCTGCAGTTCTTCACACTGACGCTTATGAACCTCTACTTTGCGCAG GTGGTGTTCAAGGCCAAGGCGAAGCGTCGGCCAGAGATGAGCCGAGGCTT GCTGGCTGTCCGAGGGGCCTTCGTGGGTGCTTCACTGCTCTTTTTGCTGGTGAATGTACTGTGTGCAGTGCTGTCTCGCCAGCGCCAGGCACAGCCCTGGGTCCTTCTGCTGGTACGCGTCCTGGTGAGCGACTCCCTCTTTGTCATCTGCGCCCTCTCGcttgctgcctgcctctgcctcgtggCCCGTCGAGCCCCTTCCACCAGCATCTACTTAGAGGCCAAG GGGACCAGTGTGTGTCAGGCAGCTGCTATAGGGGGTGCCATGGTCCTGCTCTATGCCAGCCGGGCCTGTTACAACCTGGCAGCTCTGGCCTTGGCCCCTCGGAGCCGGCTAGATGCCTTCGATTACGACTGGTACAACGTATCTGACCAG GCAGATCTGGTGAACGACCTAGGGAACAAAGGTTATCTGGTGTTTGGCCTCATCCTCTTCGTGTGGGAATTACTGCCCACCACATTGCTGGTGGGCTTCTTCCGGGTACACCGGCCCCCACAGGACCTG AGTACCAGTCGAATCCTCAATGGGCAGGTTTTTGGCTCCCGATCCTACTTCTTTGACCGGGCTGGCCACTGTGAGGATGAGGGCTACTCCTGGGAGCATAGCCGGAGTGAGAGCACCAG CATGTCCGGCAGCCTGGGCTCTGGCAGTTGGTATGGTGCCATCGGGCGTGAGCCAGGCTGGGGAGGGGCCAGCCAGACGAGGACCACTCCTCTGCTCTTCTCCCAGGTGCCAGGACCTGGTAGCCACCACCACAGCCTCTATTCCACGCCACAGACGTGA
- the Bad gene encoding bcl2-associated agonist of cell death isoform X1: MGTPKQPSLAPAHALGLRKSDPGIRSLGSDAGGRRWRPAAQSMFQIPEFEPSEQEDASTTDRGLGPSLTEDQPGPYLAPGLLGSIVHQQQGPAANNSHHGGAGTMETRSRHSSYPAGTEEDEGMEEELSPFRGRSRSAPPNLWAAQRYGRELRRMSDEFEGSFKGLPRPKSAGTATQMRQSASWTRIIQSWWDRNLGKGGSTPSQ; encoded by the exons ATGGGAACCCCAAAGCAGCCCTCGCTGGCTCCTGCACACGCCCTAGGCTTGAGGAAGTCCGATCCCGGAATCCGGAGCCTGGGGAGCGACGCGGGAGGAAGGCGGTGGAGACCAGCAG CCCAGAGTATGTTCCAGATCCCAGAGTTTGAGCCGAGTGAGCAGGAAGACGCTAGTACTACAGATAGGGGCCTGGGCCCTAGCCTCACTGAGGACCAGCCAGGTCCCTACCTGGCCCCAGGTCTCCTGGGGAGCATCGTTCATCAGCAGCAGGGACCGGCAGCCAATAACAGTCATCATGGAG GCGCTGGGACTATGGAGACCCGGAGTCGCCACAGTTCGTACCCAGCGGGGACCGAGGAAGatgaagggatggaggaggagcttAGCCCTTTTCGAGGACGCTCGCGCTCGGCTCCCCCCAATCTCTGGGCAGCGCAGCGCTATGGCCGTGAGCTCCGAAGAATGAGCGATGAATTTGAGGGTTCCTTCAAG GGACTTCCTCGCCCAAAGAGCGCAGGCACTGCAACACAGATGCGACAAAGCGCCAGTTGGACGCGCATTATCCAGTCCTGGTGGGATCGAAATTTGGGGAAAGGAGGCTCCACTCCCTCCCAGTGA
- the Bad gene encoding bcl2-associated agonist of cell death isoform X2: protein MFQIPEFEPSEQEDASTTDRGLGPSLTEDQPGPYLAPGLLGSIVHQQQGPAANNSHHGGAGTMETRSRHSSYPAGTEEDEGMEEELSPFRGRSRSAPPNLWAAQRYGRELRRMSDEFEGSFKGLPRPKSAGTATQMRQSASWTRIIQSWWDRNLGKGGSTPSQ, encoded by the exons ATGTTCCAGATCCCAGAGTTTGAGCCGAGTGAGCAGGAAGACGCTAGTACTACAGATAGGGGCCTGGGCCCTAGCCTCACTGAGGACCAGCCAGGTCCCTACCTGGCCCCAGGTCTCCTGGGGAGCATCGTTCATCAGCAGCAGGGACCGGCAGCCAATAACAGTCATCATGGAG GCGCTGGGACTATGGAGACCCGGAGTCGCCACAGTTCGTACCCAGCGGGGACCGAGGAAGatgaagggatggaggaggagcttAGCCCTTTTCGAGGACGCTCGCGCTCGGCTCCCCCCAATCTCTGGGCAGCGCAGCGCTATGGCCGTGAGCTCCGAAGAATGAGCGATGAATTTGAGGGTTCCTTCAAG GGACTTCCTCGCCCAAAGAGCGCAGGCACTGCAACACAGATGCGACAAAGCGCCAGTTGGACGCGCATTATCCAGTCCTGGTGGGATCGAAATTTGGGGAAAGGAGGCTCCACTCCCTCCCAGTGA
- the Plcb3 gene encoding 1-phosphatidylinositol 4,5-bisphosphate phosphodiesterase beta-3, with protein sequence MAGARPGVHALQLEPPTVVETLRRGSKFIKWDEEASSRNLVTLRVDPNGFFLYWTGPNMEVDTLDISSIRDTRTGRYARLPKDPKIREVLGFGGPDTRLEEKLMTVVAGPDPVNTTFLNFMAVQDDTVKVWSEELFKLAMNILAQNASRNTFLRKAYTKLKLQVNQDGRIPVKNILKMFSADKKRVETALESCGLNFNRSESIRPDEFSLEIFERFLNKLCLRPDIDKILLEIGAKGKPYLTLEQLMDFINQKQRDPRLNEVLYPPLRSSQARLLIEKYEPNKQFLERDQMSMEGFSRYLGGEENGILPLEALDLSMDMTQPLSAYFINSSHNTYLTAGQLAGTSSVEMYRQALLWGCRCVELDVWKGRPPEEEPFITHGFTMTTEVPLRDVLEAIAETAFKTSPYPVILSFENHVDSAKQQAKMAEYCRSIFGEALLIDPLDKYPLSAGTPLPSPQDLMGRILVKNKKRHRPSTGVPDSSVRKRPLEQSNSALSESSAATEPSSPQLGSPSSDSCPGLSNGEEVGLEKTSLEPQKSLGEEGLNRGPNVLMPDRDREDEEEDEEEEETTDPKKPTTDEGTASSEVNATEEMSTLVNYVEPVKFKSFEAARKRNKCFEMSSFVETKAMEQLTKSPMEFVEYNKQQLSRIYPKGTRVDSSNYMPQLFWNVGCQLVALNFQTLDLPMQLNAGVFEYNGRSGYLLKPEFMRRPDKSFDPFTEVIVDGIVANALRVKVISGQFLSDRKVGIYVEVDMFGLPVDTRRKYRTRTSQGNSFNPVWDEEPFDFPKVVLPTLASLRIAAFEEGGRFVGHRILPVSAIRSGYHYVCLRNEANQPLCLPALLIYTEASDYIPDDHQDYAEALINPIKHVSLMDQRAKQLAALIGESEAQASTETCQETPSQQPGSQLSSNPAPNPLDASPRWPPGPTTSPTSTSLSSPGQRDDLIASILSEVTPTPLEELRSHKAMVKLRSRQDRDLRELHKKHQRKAVALTRRLLDGLAQARAEGKCRPSSSALSRATNVEDMKEEEKEAAKQYREFQNRQVQSLLELREVQADAETERRLEHLKQAQQRLREVVLDAHTTQFKRLKELNEREKKELQKILDRKRNNSISEAKTREKHKKEVELTEINRRHITESVNSIRRLEEAQKQRHERLLAGQQQVLQQLVEEEPKLVAQLTQECQEQRERLPQEIRRCLLGETSEGLGDGPLVACASNGHAAGSGGHQSGADSESQEENTQL encoded by the exons ATGGCGGGCGCGAGGCCCGGCGTCCACGCGCTGCAGCTGGAGCCGCCCACAGTGGTGGAGACCCTGCGGCGCGGGAGTAAATTCATCAAATGGGACGAG GAGGCCTCCAGTCGGAACCTGGTGACCCTGCGAGTGGACCCCAATGGCTTCTTCTTGTACTGGACAGGACCCAACATG GAGGTGGACACACTGGACATCAGCTCCATCAGGGACACAAGGACAGGTCGTTATGCCCGCCTGCCTAAG GACCCCAAGATTCGAGAGGTACTGGGCTTTGGGGGCCCTGATACCCGGCTGGAGGAGAAACTGATGACAGTGGTAGCAGGACCAGATCCAGTAAACACCACATTCTTGAACTTCATGGCCGTGCAAGATGACACAGTCAAG GTCTGGTCAGAGGAGTTGTTTAAGCTGGCTATGAACATACTGGCTCAGAACGCCTCCCGGAACACGTTCCTTCGGAAAGC ATACACGAAACTGAAGCTGCAGGTGAACCAGGATGGACGGATTCCAGTCAAGAA CATTCTGAAGATGTTCTCTGCGGACAAGAAGCGGGTGGAGACTGCACTGGAGTCCTGCGGCCTCAACTTCAACCGG AGTGAGTCCATTCGGCCTGATGAGTTTTCCTTGGAAATCTTCGAGCGGTTCTTGAATAAGCTGTGTCTGCGACCGGATATTGACAAGATCCTGCTGGAGAT AGGTGCTAAGGGCAAGCCGTACCTCACTCTGGAGCAGCTCATGGACTTTATCAACCAGAAGCAAAGAGACCCGAGACTCAACGAAGTGCTGTACCCACCGCTTCGCTCCTCACAAGCTCGGCTGCTCATTGAGAAGTATGAGCCGAACAAACAGTTCCTGGAGCGCG ACCAGATGTCTATGGAGGGTTTCAGCCGCTatctgggaggggaggagaatggcATCCTGCCCCTGGAGGCCCTGGATCTGAGCATGGACATGACGCAGCCACTGAGCGCATACTTCATCAATTCTTCACACAATACCTATCTCACTG CGGGCCAGCTGGCTGGAACATCGTCAGTGGAGATGTACCGCCAGGCGCTGCTGTGGGGCTGCCGTTGTGTGGAGCTGGATGTATGGAAGGGACGGCCACCGGAGGAAGAGCCCTTCATTACCCATGGTTTCACCATGACCACTGAGGTGCCATTGCGTGATGTGCTAGAGGCCATCGCCGAGACAGCCTTCAAGACCTCACCCTACCCTGTCATTCTCTCCTTCGAAAACCATGTGGACTC GGCAAAACAGCAGGCCAAGATGGCAGAGTACTGCCGCTCTATCTTTGGGGAAGCGCTGCTCATTGACCCACTGGACAAGTACCCG CTGTCTGCGGGCACCCCCCTTCCTAGTCCACAGGACCTGATGGGCCGTATCCTGGTGAAGAATAAGAAGCGGCATCGGCCCAGCACAGGTGTCCCTGACAGCTCCGTGCGCAAGCGGCCTCTGGAACAGAGCAACTCGGCCCTGAGTGAGAGCTCAGCTGCCACAGAGCCCTCCTCACCCCAGCTGG GGTCCCCCAGCTCCGACAGCTGCCCTGGCCTAAGCAATGGAGAGGAGGTGGGACTTGAGAAGACCAGCCTGGAGCCTCAGAAGTCTCTAGGTGAGGAGGGCCTCAACCGAGGACCTAATGTTCTCATGCCTGACCGTGAccgagaggatgaggaggaagatgaagaagaggaggaaacaacGGATCCAAAAAAGCCCACCACCGATGAG GGCACAGCCAGCAGTGAGGTCAACGCCACAGAGGAGATGTCGACACTCGTCAACTACGTTGAGCCCGTCAAGTTCAAGTCCTTTGAGGCTGCTCGAA AAAGGAACAAGTGCTTTGAGATGTCGTCCTTCGTGGAGACCAAGGCGATGGAGCAGCTGACCAAGAGCCCCATGGAGTTCGTGGA ATACAACAAACAGCAGCTTAGCCGCATCTACCCCAAGGGCACCCGTGTGGACTCCTCCAACTACATGCCTCAGCTCTTCTGGAACGTGGGCTGTCAGCTTGTTGCCCTCAACTTCCAGACCTTGG ATTTGCCAATGCAGCTCAACGCAGGCGTGTTTGAGTACAACGGGCGCAGTGGGTACTTGCTCAAGCCTGAGTTTATGCGGCGGCCGGACAAGTCTTTTGACCCCTTCACTGAGGTCATCGTAGATGGCATAGTGGCCAACGCCTTGCGGGTCAAG GTGATTTCGGGGCAGTTTCTGTCTGACAGGAAGGTGGGCATCTATGTCGAGGTGGACATGTTTGGTCTCCCAGTTGACACAAGACGCAAATATCGCACACGGACATCCCAGGGGAACTCATTCAACCCTGTGTGGGATGAAGAACCCTTTGACTTCCCCAAG GTTGTGCTGCCCACGCTGGCCTCACTTCGCATTGCAGCCTTTGAGGAGGGTGGCAGATTTGTTGGGCATCGtatcctgcctgtctctgctatCCGCTCAG GATACCACTACGTCTGCCTGCGAAATGAGGCCAACCAACCGttgtgcctgcctgccctgcttaTCTACACTGAAGCTTCTGACTACATCCCAGATGACCACCAGG ACTATGCGGAGGCCTTGATCAACCCCATCAAGCACGTCAGCCTAATGGACCAGCGGGCCAAGCAACTGGCTGCTCTCATTGGGGAGAGTGAG GCTCAGGCCAGTACAGAGACGTGTCAGGAGACCCCGTCTCAACAGCCAGGCTCACAGCTCTCCTCCAACCCCGCACCTAACCCACTGGATGCCTCACCTCGATGGCCCCCAGGTCCTACCACCTCCCCTACTAGCACCTCCCTCAGTAGCCCAG GGCAGCGAGATGATCTGATCGCCAGCATCCTTTCTG AGGTGACCCCTACACCCCTAGAGGAGCTCCGAAGCCACAAGGCTATGGTGAAGCTCCGGAGCCGGCAGGATCGAGACCTGAGGGAACTGCATAAAAAACACCAGCGCAAGGCTGTGGCCCTCACCCGCCGCCTTCTGGATGGCCTGGCCCAGGCCAGGGCTGAGGGGAAGTGCCGGCCCTCCTCCAGCGCCCT GAGCAGGGCCACCAATGTGGAAGAcatgaaggaggaagaaaaagaggcagcCAAACAGTATCGAGAGTTCCAGAACCGACAAGTACAGAGCCTGCTGGAGCTGAGGGAGGTccaggcagatgcagagacagaaCGGAGGCTGGAGCATCTGAAACAG GCTCAGCAGCGGCTCAGGGAGGTTGTCCTGGACGCACATACGACTCAGTTCAagaggctgaaggagctgaatgaaaG ggagaagaaggagcttcagaagatcctggacaggaAGCGCAACAACAGCATCTCAGAGGCCAAGACAAGGGAGAAACACAAGAAGGAGGT gGAACTGACAGAGATTAATCGGAGGCACATCACTGAGTCAGTGAACTCCATCAGGAGG CTGGAAGAGGCCCAGAAGCAGCGCCACGAACGCCTCTTGGCAGGGCAACAGCAGGTCCTCCAGCAGCTAGTGGAAGAGGAGCCCAAG CTGGTGGCCCAGCTGACCCAGGAGTGTCAGGAACAGCGAGAGAGGCTGCCCCAGGAGATCCGTCGGTGCCTGCTGGGCGAGACATCAGAGGGATTGGGGGATGGCCCCCTGGTGGCCTGTGCCAGCAATGGTCATGCAGCTGGGAGTGGTGGGCACCAGTCCGGTGCTGACTCGGAGAGCCAGGAGGAAAACACCCAGCTTTGA